A genomic stretch from Bradyrhizobium quebecense includes:
- a CDS encoding acetyl-CoA C-acyltransferase, producing MSQDAVIVSTARTGVGKAYRGALNNTDGPTLAGHVMAEAVKRADIAPGEVEDVVMGCAMQQGTMVMNVARKGAIRAGLPVTVAGTTIDRQCASGLQAIAVAARSVMLDGVEIAIGGGIESISLVQNEHMNRFHAVDDELMAMKPEMYMSMLETAEVVAERYGIGRDKQDEYSLECQRRVGAALQGGRFNDEIVPITTKMAVVNKDTKEVSFQQVTLAKDEGPRPDTTADGLAKIKPVFEGKTISAGNASQLSDGASACVIMSDKIAAQKGLKPLGIFRGFVAAGVEPDEMGVGPVAAIPRLLKRHNLKIDDIDLWELNEAYAVQVIYCRDKLGIDPDKLNVNGGSIAIGHPYGMTGARLTGHLLIEGRRRKAKYGVVTMCIGGGMGAAGLFEIVH from the coding sequence ATGTCACAGGATGCAGTCATCGTTTCCACCGCGCGTACCGGCGTCGGCAAGGCCTATCGCGGCGCGCTCAACAACACCGACGGCCCGACCCTGGCCGGCCACGTGATGGCCGAGGCCGTCAAGCGCGCCGACATCGCGCCCGGCGAGGTCGAGGACGTGGTGATGGGCTGCGCCATGCAGCAGGGCACCATGGTGATGAATGTCGCGCGCAAGGGCGCCATCCGGGCCGGACTTCCCGTCACCGTTGCCGGCACCACCATCGACCGGCAATGCGCCTCCGGGCTGCAGGCGATCGCGGTCGCCGCGCGTTCGGTCATGCTCGACGGCGTCGAGATTGCGATCGGCGGCGGCATCGAGTCGATCAGCCTGGTGCAGAACGAGCACATGAACAGGTTCCACGCTGTCGACGACGAGCTGATGGCGATGAAGCCCGAGATGTACATGTCGATGCTGGAGACGGCGGAAGTCGTCGCCGAGCGCTACGGGATCGGCCGCGACAAGCAGGACGAATACAGCCTGGAATGCCAGCGCCGCGTCGGCGCCGCGCTGCAGGGCGGCCGCTTCAACGACGAGATCGTGCCGATCACGACCAAAATGGCCGTGGTCAACAAGGACACCAAGGAAGTCAGCTTCCAGCAGGTGACCTTGGCCAAGGACGAGGGTCCGCGGCCGGATACCACGGCGGACGGGCTCGCCAAGATCAAGCCGGTGTTCGAGGGCAAGACCATCAGTGCCGGCAATGCCAGCCAGCTCTCGGACGGTGCTTCGGCCTGCGTGATCATGAGCGACAAGATCGCCGCGCAGAAGGGGCTGAAGCCGCTCGGTATCTTCCGTGGTTTCGTCGCCGCCGGCGTCGAGCCGGATGAGATGGGGGTCGGCCCGGTCGCTGCGATCCCGCGGCTGTTGAAGCGGCATAATCTGAAGATCGACGACATCGATCTCTGGGAGCTCAACGAGGCCTACGCGGTGCAGGTGATCTATTGCCGCGACAAGCTCGGCATCGACCCGGACAAGCTGAACGTCAATGGCGGCTCGATCGCGATCGGCCATCCCTATGGCATGACCGGAGCGCGGCTCACCGGCCACCTCCTGATCGAGGGCCGGCGGCGCAAGGCGAAATACGGCGTGGTGACCATGTGCATCGGCGGCGGCATGGGCGCGGCGGGCCTGTTTGAAATCGTCCACTGA
- a CDS encoding acyl-CoA dehydrogenase family protein → MDIQFTEEQELLRASVQRLLRDRYDFDARRKIVASEDGFSRKHWAEFAELGLLAAPFAEAVGGLGGGPLSTMIIMQEFGRHLVVEPFVETVVVAGRLIEQAGSDAQQQAYIADIIAGSKLWALAWTERGSRFDLATVTTTARRDGNDYVLTGEKTAVMAAPWADYLIVSARTSGHRHDRGGVSLFVVDRRAANLDLQSFRTIDGRRAAEISLRGVRGELLGREGEGVAALEACRNRAIGALCAEAVGAIGELNDATLDYSKTRKQFGVTIGSFQVLQHRMVDMFIAHQEALSLMQHLSLSLSDDEAGISRLASGAKSKIGYAGKFVADQAVQLHGGMGMTDELNVGHYFKRISSINIQFGDPAYHVLRYAQLDAVA, encoded by the coding sequence ATGGATATCCAGTTCACGGAAGAGCAGGAATTGTTGCGGGCCAGCGTGCAGCGGCTGCTGCGCGACCGGTATGACTTCGATGCGCGCCGCAAGATCGTGGCGAGCGAGGACGGCTTCAGCCGCAAGCATTGGGCCGAGTTCGCCGAGCTTGGCCTGCTCGCCGCGCCATTCGCGGAAGCCGTCGGCGGGCTCGGCGGCGGACCGCTGTCGACCATGATCATCATGCAGGAGTTCGGCCGCCATCTCGTGGTCGAGCCGTTCGTCGAGACGGTCGTTGTGGCCGGCCGCCTGATCGAGCAGGCAGGTTCCGACGCGCAGCAGCAGGCCTATATCGCCGACATCATCGCGGGATCGAAGCTCTGGGCATTGGCGTGGACCGAGAGGGGCTCGCGCTTCGATCTTGCCACGGTCACCACGACAGCGCGCCGGGACGGCAATGATTATGTGCTCACCGGCGAGAAGACGGCGGTGATGGCCGCGCCTTGGGCGGACTATCTGATCGTCTCGGCGCGGACCTCGGGCCATCGTCACGATCGCGGCGGCGTCAGCCTGTTCGTGGTCGATCGCCGCGCCGCCAATCTCGATCTGCAGAGCTTCAGGACCATCGACGGCCGGAGGGCCGCCGAGATCAGCCTGCGCGGTGTACGCGGCGAACTGCTCGGCCGGGAAGGCGAGGGCGTCGCCGCGCTGGAGGCCTGCCGCAACCGTGCCATCGGCGCACTCTGTGCCGAGGCGGTCGGCGCGATCGGCGAGCTGAACGACGCGACGCTGGACTACTCCAAGACGCGCAAGCAGTTCGGCGTCACGATCGGCAGCTTCCAGGTGCTGCAGCACCGGATGGTCGACATGTTCATCGCGCATCAGGAAGCGTTGTCCCTGATGCAGCATCTCAGCCTCAGTCTCAGCGACGACGAGGCCGGCATCTCCCGGCTCGCCTCGGGCGCCAAGTCCAAGATCGGCTATGCCGGCAAGTTCGTGGCCGACCAGGCGGTGCAGTTGCATGGCGGCATGGGCATGACCGACGAGCTCAATGTCGGTCACTACTTCAAGCGGATTTCCTCCATCAACATCCAGTTCGGCGATCCCGCCTATCACGTGCTGCGCTATGCGCAGCTCGACGCGGTCGCATAA
- a CDS encoding acyl-CoA dehydrogenase family protein: MELALSPEDAAFRDEVRAFIKDNYPAEMRVPNPETDLSKEQMLLWHRILHNKGWIAPLWPKEYGGPGWSITRRFIFEQETTRAGTMPPLAFSVTMVGPVIYTFGNAAQKAKFLPRILSGEDWWCQGYSEPGSGSDLATVRTKAVRDGDHYIVNGHKTWTTLAQHADWIFCLVRTDPTAKPQSGISFLLIDMKSPGVTVRPIITIDGSHEVNDVFLEDVRVPVENLIGEENKGWTYAKFLLGNERTSMAGIGRSTRYIARLKKIVKAEIPEDDPAHLEFIRDIARVELDVLALEATELRVVAQMARGIDPGPAASLFKIRGTEIFQDITELTHRAIGNDGLAIREHPVSANHFMPGPDYGHTASEKYLNSRKLSIYGGSNEIQRNIIAKAVLGL; this comes from the coding sequence ATGGAGCTCGCGCTATCCCCTGAAGACGCGGCGTTTCGCGACGAAGTCCGCGCCTTCATCAAGGACAATTATCCGGCGGAGATGCGCGTCCCCAATCCGGAGACCGATCTCTCCAAGGAGCAGATGCTGCTGTGGCATCGCATCCTGCACAACAAGGGCTGGATCGCGCCGCTCTGGCCCAAGGAATATGGCGGGCCCGGTTGGTCGATCACGCGCCGCTTCATCTTCGAGCAGGAGACGACGCGCGCCGGCACCATGCCGCCGCTGGCGTTCAGCGTCACCATGGTCGGCCCCGTCATCTATACGTTCGGCAACGCCGCGCAGAAGGCGAAGTTCTTGCCGCGCATCCTGTCCGGCGAGGACTGGTGGTGCCAGGGCTATTCGGAGCCGGGCTCCGGCTCCGACCTCGCCACCGTTCGTACCAAGGCGGTGCGCGACGGCGACCACTACATCGTCAACGGCCACAAGACCTGGACGACGCTCGCGCAGCACGCCGACTGGATCTTCTGCCTGGTCCGCACCGATCCCACGGCGAAGCCGCAATCCGGGATATCATTCCTGCTGATCGACATGAAATCGCCGGGCGTCACCGTCCGTCCGATCATCACCATCGACGGCTCGCACGAGGTCAACGACGTCTTCCTGGAGGATGTCCGCGTTCCGGTCGAGAACCTGATCGGTGAGGAGAACAAGGGCTGGACCTACGCGAAATTCCTGCTCGGCAACGAGCGCACGAGCATGGCCGGCATCGGCCGCTCGACGCGCTACATCGCGCGGCTGAAGAAGATCGTGAAGGCCGAGATCCCGGAAGACGATCCGGCGCATCTCGAATTCATCAGGGACATCGCCCGCGTCGAGCTCGACGTGCTGGCGCTGGAGGCGACCGAGCTTCGGGTCGTCGCCCAGATGGCGCGCGGTATCGATCCGGGACCGGCGGCCTCGCTGTTCAAGATCCGCGGCACCGAGATCTTTCAGGATATCACCGAGCTGACCCATCGGGCGATCGGCAATGACGGGCTTGCGATCCGCGAGCATCCGGTCAGCGCCAATCACTTCATGCCGGGCCCGGACTACGGCCACACGGCGTCGGAGAAGTATCTCAATTCGCGCAAGCTCTCGATCTACGGCGGATCGAACGAAATCCAGCGCAACATCATCGCCAAGGCGGTGCTTGGTCTCTAG
- a CDS encoding SDR family oxidoreductase, producing MQKRNKTVAVIGAGDFIGGEIAKKFASEGFTVFAGRRNGDKLAPLVKEIEAAGGEIHARSLDARKEEEIISFLNDADKHAPLEVCIFNIGANVNFPILETTERVFRKVWEMACYSGFLAGREAARLMTARGEGNIFFTGATASLRGGSGYAAFASAKFGLRAVAQAMARELGPKNIHVAHLIIDSGVDTEWVRQRRIEALGPNALDNPDLLMPPASVATSYWQLYQQPKSAWTFELEIRPFGEKW from the coding sequence ATGCAGAAGAGAAACAAGACGGTCGCCGTCATTGGTGCCGGTGATTTCATCGGCGGTGAGATCGCCAAGAAGTTCGCCTCCGAAGGCTTCACGGTCTTCGCCGGCCGCCGCAACGGCGACAAGCTCGCGCCGCTGGTCAAGGAGATCGAGGCCGCCGGCGGCGAGATCCATGCGCGCTCACTCGATGCGCGCAAGGAGGAGGAGATCATCTCCTTCCTCAACGACGCCGACAAGCATGCGCCGCTGGAGGTCTGCATCTTCAACATCGGTGCCAATGTCAATTTCCCGATTCTGGAGACCACCGAGCGCGTGTTCCGCAAAGTTTGGGAGATGGCCTGCTACTCGGGTTTCCTGGCGGGGCGTGAGGCGGCGCGGCTGATGACGGCGCGTGGAGAGGGCAACATTTTCTTCACCGGCGCGACCGCGTCGCTGCGCGGCGGCAGCGGTTATGCCGCCTTTGCCAGCGCCAAGTTCGGCCTGCGCGCCGTGGCGCAGGCGATGGCGCGCGAGCTCGGACCGAAGAACATCCACGTCGCGCATCTGATCATCGATTCCGGCGTCGACACCGAATGGGTGCGGCAGCGTCGCATCGAGGCGCTCGGCCCGAACGCGCTCGACAATCCCGATCTTTTGATGCCACCGGCTTCGGTCGCGACGTCCTACTGGCAGCTCTACCAGCAGCCGAAGAGTGCCTGGACCTTCGAGCTGGAAATCCGGCCCTTCGGCGAGAAGTGGTAA